A part of Cryptococcus gattii WM276 chromosome G, complete sequence genomic DNA contains:
- a CDS encoding Hypothetical protein (Similar to TIGR gene model, INSD accession AAW44850.1; CNG00770) gives MTFFETEFFPLDPNSQYDSDYLSFSSLIDLCPPALNTKGVGSNTFSSTSSPSFSEPYDVLNDDYEPQTPKCGEAGIFHTPPKRTNGYEDCNLLTSDLTSSSPVDTLITPFKSSKSSVGGYDQYSYNVPTDAFLSSSRPGFSWDDASSSFSGASYQPPSVAPRAMRVASNPTLDAPRNPRFVKQVVSMPLLKEEPLNTESNWDNSDGFVPDGQQEVDVGYVNNGASVDGFRNVFSNVSIGENGANTAADVLTFQSPEGLDSSTQYTVNTGDIQSISSSSSNAMYIQASSSSSSMPSWQSQTSTMQAHVGLFPALEIPQPGTLAAGPKGDFTINPKAVMCFDGEGQSVMRPSTAPGLRGEETAVLLGPPMSEPMNRSRSAGSYKISKNGPLRDLFSYAPQQLPTGTPGLRPLYTCEPSPLFTHTDSSNYSREIPVTPRPKSRQTNKSLFTPTQVVSGQGLGPSVFPPTPDSPQFPFTASSSTPAPPMLRIGSSPLPMSLHKMRSVTMSSALLSRPSTLPVCAEEDENEMATQSRKRARRLSMTEADVFQGHQNKVPKIKGRPLFSSHPQIIPGVTSVPVVSGPVNPTTPSVTIHPPPMHYPVSNGMPLTPHRVHPPPHPGTDSRPIARLPSPSKRNLTSTLPITPKATPRPKGVRSPPSKLRTPCSPERVSSFGGMTFVNFTSDDADVLLSGVARSGTSGKKKRERDDSADEHMSKRPRSKGDDE, from the exons ATGACTTTCTTTGAAACAGAATTTTTTCCTCTCGATCCAAACTCTCAGTACGATTCCGATTACCTCTCATTCTCCTCTCTTATCGACCTTTGTCCTCCTGCGCTCAATACAAAGGGTGTTGGCAGTAATACCTTTTCCAGTACCTCCTCACCGTCTTTTTCAGAGCCTTACGATGTGCTCAACGACGACTATGAGCCTCAAACGCCGAAATGCGGAGAGGCTGGAATCTTCCACACCCCTCCCAAGAGAACCAATGGCTATGAAGACTGCAATTTGCTCACTTCAGATCTTACGTCATCCAGCCCAGTGGATACTTTGATCACTCCCTTCAAGTCTTCAAAATCAAGTGTAGGCGGATACGACCAGTACAGCTACAACGTTCCCACCGACgccttcctctcctcttctcgcCCAGGCTTCTCTTGGGATGATGCTTCCTCCAGTTTCTCAGGTGCCTCTTATCAACCTCCCTCTGTGGCTCCTAGAGCCATGCGAGTGGCATCTAATCCCACTCTTGACGCGCCTCGTAACCCCCGTTTTGTGAAGCAAGTCGTCTCCATGCCTTTGCTGAAGGAAGAGCCTTTGAATACGGAGAGCAATTGGGACAACTCCGATGGTTTCGTTCCGGATGGGCAGCAGGAAGTGGATGTTGGTTATGTGAACAACGGAGCATCAGTCGATGGATTTCGCAACGTGTTTAGTAATGTCAGCATTGGAGAAAATGGCGCCAACACTGCTGCAGATGTCTTGACTTTCCAATCGCCGGAAGGCCTTGACTCATCCACTCAATACACTGTTAACACTGGGGACATTCAATCTatttcctcctcttcctctaACGCGATGTACATtcaagcttcttcttcttcctcttcgaTGCCTTCGTGGCAATCTCAGACCTCGACAATGCAGGCTCATGTCGGTCTCTTTCCTGCGCTCGAGATTCCTCAGCCAGGCACTCTTGCGGCTGGACCCAAAGGTGATTTTACCATAAACCCAAAGGCGGTCATGTGTTTTGATGGTGAAGGCCAGTCTGTGATGAGGCCTTCGACTGCTCCAGGATTGCGAGGCGAAGAAACAGCAGTGCTCTTGGGCCCTCCGATGTCTGAACCCATGAACAGGAG TCGTTCTGCTGGTAGCTACAAGATATCAAAGAACGGTCCTCTTCGGGATTTGTTCTCATATGCTCCACAGCAACTGCCAACGGGCACTCCCGGTCTTCGACCTCtctacacctgtgaacCCTCGCCATTATTCACCCACACCGATTCATCAAACTATTCTCGTGAGATTCCAGTCACTCCTAGGCCTAAATCAAGGCAAACGAATAAATCCTTGTTCACACCGACTCAGGTAGTCAGTGGACAGGGTTTGGGTCCCTCAGTTTTCCCTCCTACTCCTGATTCTCCTCAATTCCCTTTTacagcttcttcttctacgCCCGCTCCTCCTATGCTGCGAATTGGAAGTTCTCCATTGCCAATGTCTCTTCACAAGATGCGATCCGTGACGATGAGCTCGGCGCTTCTTTCTCGTCCGTCAACTTTACCTGTGTGTGCtgaggaagacgagaaTGAAATGGCAACGCAGTCTCGCAAGCGTGCCAGGCGGTTGAGCATGACTGAAGCGGACGTCTTCCAAGGACATCAGAACAAGGTTCCCAAGATAAAGGGCCGACcactcttctcttcccacCCCCAAATAATCCCCGGTGTCACCTCAGTCCCAGTGGTTTCCGGTCCCGTCAATCCTACAACACCATCTGTTACCAtccatcctcctcccaTGCACTACCCTGTGTCCAACGGTATGCCGCTTACACCTCACCGTGTAcaccctcctcctcacccAGGTACAGACTCGCGACCTATTGCTCGTCTTCCCTCACCTTCCAAGCGAAACCTCACTTCAACGTTACCTATTACTCCCAAAGCTACACCACGTCCCAAGGGTGTAAGATCGCCCCCGAGCAAGCTCAGAACTCCTTGCTCTCCTGAGAGAGTATCGTCCTTTGGTGGAATGACTTTTGTGAACTTTACTAGCGACGACGCAGATGTTTTGTTGTCCGGGGTTGCCCGCAGTGGGACTTctgggaagaagaagagagagagagatgATTCCGCAGATGAGCACATGTCCAAGAGGCCGAGGAGCAAAGGTGACGATGAGTAA